A single window of Zootoca vivipara chromosome 17, rZooViv1.1, whole genome shotgun sequence DNA harbors:
- the SMPD4 gene encoding sphingomyelin phosphodiesterase 4 isoform X1 — MTPPFGHIRGTEMTAHHFPQHSYLLDSLKADCLNKPFAQRCHDLVTVIEDFPAKELHAIFPWLVESIFGSLDGIILGWNLRCLQGRANPTEYNIALDFLDAGGPMMKLVYKLQAEEYRYDFSVSYLPGPVKASIQERILPECSLYHNKVQFPPSGGLSLNLALNPFEYYMFYFALSLITPKNISTAYHISMSNSAYFVLVDRYLKWFLPTEGIVLPPPSSSDAGGAVPSPAPRSPAMSFSSYGMHPTSLLKRHVAHQTSVNADPASQEIWRSETMLQVFVEMWLHHYSLDMYQKMQSPHIKLEVLQYRLSISSAHRSNPAQSSFQALHTYQESFKPTEEHVLVIRLLVKHLHAFSNSLKPDSVSPSGHSHTASPLEEFKRIVIPRFVQQKLYIFLQHCFGHWPLDASFRAVLEMWLSYLQPWRYAPEKPLPSVESSLPRSVPEKWASFVQENLLMYTKLFVSFMTRALRTDLVSPKNALMVFRVAKVFAQPNLAEMIQKGEQLFLETDLALPHRQHRLFVSPSSLGGSFLSSRAPTITDASFKVKSHVYGLEGQDFQYKQMFGPEVRSLVLRLSQLIGQAQQTAKSISDHSVEATTSHSFLSWFRFGSADLNGSYTGNDLDEMGQDSIKKTDEYLEKALEYFCLIFRLNEAQLSQLMLNWGAAQDKNGKKQLPDCIESEDGLILTPLGRYQIINGLRRFEVEYQGDPELQPIRSYESTTLVRLLFRLSSAINERFADQMERLCAKENFLGSFCRYHLTNPSLVEKARHSPLRQQRLGQIQQPRVSLRFLASYRTLLSLLMVYFIASWFCISPVTCTFLLLLGYIFYATVMTLLTEKRKHHHH; from the exons ATGACCCCACCCTTTGGCCACATCCGAGGCACGGAGATGACTGCCCATCACTTTCCTCAGCACAGTTACCTCTTG GATAGCTTAAAGGCTGACTGTCTGAACAAGCCTTTTGCCCAGAGGTGCCATGATCTTGTGACTGTCATTGAAGATTTTCCTGCCAAG GAACTTCATGCCATCTTTCCCTGGCTGGTGGAGAGCATCTTTGGCAGCTTAGATGGCATCATTTTAGGTTGGAACCTCCGTTGTTTACAAGGGAGGGCAAACCCTACTGAGTACAACATTGCCTTGGACTTTCTTGATGCTGG AGGCCCAATGATGAAGTTGGTTTACAAGCTCCAAGCTGAAGAGTACAGATACGATTTCTCTGTCTCCTACCTTCCT GGCCCAGTGAAAGCCTCAATACAGGAGCGGATTTTACCAGAATGTTCTTTGTACCACAACAAAGTCCAGTTCCCTCCATCTGGAGGCCTGAGCTTGAACTTAGCCCTTA ATCCCTTTGAATATTACATGTTCTACTTTGCATTAAGCCTGATTACACCGAAG AACATCTCCACGGCCTATCATATCAGCATGTCCAACAGTGCTTACTTTGTCCTAGTGGATCGGTACTTGAAGTGGTTCCTGCCCACAGAAGGGATTGTCCTtccacccccctcctcttccGATGCAGGAGGGGCTGTCCCATCACCTGCTCCCCG ATCTCCTGCAATGTCGTTCAGCTCCTACGGGATGCATCCAACAAGCCTTCTGAAAAGACATGTTGCTCACCAGACTTCGGTGAATGCAGACCCCGCTTCCCAGGAGATCTGGAGATCGGAAACCATGCTTCAG GTTTTTGTTGAAATGTGGCTTCATCATTACTCTCTGGACATGTACCAGAAAATGCAATCCCCTCACATCAAG CTGGAGGTTCTCCAATACCGGCTCAGTATCTCCAGTGCCCACCGCAGTAATCCTGCCCAATCCAGCTTCCAGGCCCTCCACACATACCAA GAGTCGTTTAAGCCAACGGAGGAGCACGTCTTGGTCATCCGGCTACTCGTGAAGCACCTCCATGCTTTCAGCAACAGCCTGAAGCCGGATTCAGTTTCTCCTTCTGGGCATTCCCACACTGCCAGCCCGCTGGAGGAATTCAAGAG AATTGTGATACCCCGATTCGTTCAGCAAAAACTCTACATATTTCTGCAGCACTGCTTTGGTCACTGGCCCTTGGATGCTTCATTCAGAGCT GTACTGGAGATGTGGCTGAGCTACTTGCAGCCTTGGAGATATGCGCCTGAGAAGCCCCTTCCGAGTGTCGAGTCGTCCCTGCCTCGCAGCGTGCCAGAGAAATG GGCCTCTTTTGTTCAGGAGAACTTGTTGATGTACACCAAGCTCTTTGTCAGCTTCATGACCCGAGCTCTCCGCACCGACTTGGTCAGCCCCAAGAATGCCCTGATGGTCTTCAGGGTGGCCAAAGTTTTCGCTCAGCCCAACCTTGCTGAAATGATCCAGAAAG GAGAGCAGCTCTTTCTGGAAACAGACCTTGCCCTTCCTCACCGCCAGCACCGCCTCTTCGTTAGCCCTTCGTCTCTCGGAGGGAGCTTCCTGTCATCCCGAGCTCCGACCATCACAGATGCTTCATTTAAGGTGAAGAGCCATGTCTATGGCCTTGAAGGACAGGACTTCCAGTACAAGCAGATGTTTGGGCCAGAAGTCAGGAGCCTG GTGCTACGATTGTCCCAGCTCATTGGCCAGGCCCAGCAGACAGCCAAATCCATATCAGACCACTCTGTGGAGGCCACAACTAGCCATTCCTTTCTTTCCTGGTTCCGCTTTGGTTCAGCTGACTTGAATGGCTCCTACACAGGCAATGACTTGGACGAAATGGGGCAAGACAGTATTAAAAAGACAGACGAATACTTGGAGAAGGCCCTGGAATACTTTTGTCTGATATTTCGG TTGAATGAAGCCCAGCTGAGCCAGCTGATGTTGAACTGGGGGGCAGCTCAGGATAAGAATGGGAAGAAGCAGCTTCCAGACTGCATTGAGAGTGAAGACGGGCTGATTCTCACACCTCTTGGCAGGTACCAG ATCATCAACGGCCTACGCAGGTTTGAGGTGGAGTACCAGGGAGATCCTGAGCTTCAGCCTATCCGAAGTTACGAAAGCACCACTCTTGTGAGGTTGCTGTTTCGGCTGTCCTCAGCCATTAATGAGCGA TTTGCAGACCAAATGGAGAGACTTTGTGCCAAAGAGAACTTCCTTGGCAGCTTCTGCCGCTACCATCTCACCAACCCCTCCCTTGTGGAAAAGGCCAGGCACAGCCCACTGAGGCAGCAGAGGCTGGGGCAGATTCAACAGCCAAGAGTCAGCCTTCGGTTTCTGGCAAGCTACAGGACTCTCCTTTCTTTACTCATGGTATACTTCATTGCCTCGTGGTTCTGCATCAGTCCAGTGACCtgtaccttcctcctcctcctgggataTATTTTCTATGCCACGGTTATGACTCTCCTGACTGAAAAGAGAAAACATCATCACCACTAA
- the SMPD4 gene encoding sphingomyelin phosphodiesterase 4 isoform X2, with the protein MTPPFGHIRGTEMTAHHFPQHSYLLDSLKADCLNKPFAQRCHDLVTVIEDFPAKELHAIFPWLVESIFGSLDGIILGWNLRCLQGRANPTEYNIALDFLDAGGPMMKLVYKLQAEEYRYDFSVSYLPGPVKASIQERILPECSLYHNKVQFPPSGGLSLNLALNPFEYYMFYFALSLITPKNISTAYHISMSNSAYFVLVDRYLKWFLPTEGIVLPPPSSSDAGGAVPSPAPRSPAMSFSSYGMHPTSLLKRHVAHQTSVNADPASQEIWRSETMLQVFVEMWLHHYSLDMYQKMQSPHIKESFKPTEEHVLVIRLLVKHLHAFSNSLKPDSVSPSGHSHTASPLEEFKRIVIPRFVQQKLYIFLQHCFGHWPLDASFRAVLEMWLSYLQPWRYAPEKPLPSVESSLPRSVPEKWASFVQENLLMYTKLFVSFMTRALRTDLVSPKNALMVFRVAKVFAQPNLAEMIQKGEQLFLETDLALPHRQHRLFVSPSSLGGSFLSSRAPTITDASFKVKSHVYGLEGQDFQYKQMFGPEVRSLVLRLSQLIGQAQQTAKSISDHSVEATTSHSFLSWFRFGSADLNGSYTGNDLDEMGQDSIKKTDEYLEKALEYFCLIFRLNEAQLSQLMLNWGAAQDKNGKKQLPDCIESEDGLILTPLGRYQIINGLRRFEVEYQGDPELQPIRSYESTTLVRLLFRLSSAINERFADQMERLCAKENFLGSFCRYHLTNPSLVEKARHSPLRQQRLGQIQQPRVSLRFLASYRTLLSLLMVYFIASWFCISPVTCTFLLLLGYIFYATVMTLLTEKRKHHHH; encoded by the exons ATGACCCCACCCTTTGGCCACATCCGAGGCACGGAGATGACTGCCCATCACTTTCCTCAGCACAGTTACCTCTTG GATAGCTTAAAGGCTGACTGTCTGAACAAGCCTTTTGCCCAGAGGTGCCATGATCTTGTGACTGTCATTGAAGATTTTCCTGCCAAG GAACTTCATGCCATCTTTCCCTGGCTGGTGGAGAGCATCTTTGGCAGCTTAGATGGCATCATTTTAGGTTGGAACCTCCGTTGTTTACAAGGGAGGGCAAACCCTACTGAGTACAACATTGCCTTGGACTTTCTTGATGCTGG AGGCCCAATGATGAAGTTGGTTTACAAGCTCCAAGCTGAAGAGTACAGATACGATTTCTCTGTCTCCTACCTTCCT GGCCCAGTGAAAGCCTCAATACAGGAGCGGATTTTACCAGAATGTTCTTTGTACCACAACAAAGTCCAGTTCCCTCCATCTGGAGGCCTGAGCTTGAACTTAGCCCTTA ATCCCTTTGAATATTACATGTTCTACTTTGCATTAAGCCTGATTACACCGAAG AACATCTCCACGGCCTATCATATCAGCATGTCCAACAGTGCTTACTTTGTCCTAGTGGATCGGTACTTGAAGTGGTTCCTGCCCACAGAAGGGATTGTCCTtccacccccctcctcttccGATGCAGGAGGGGCTGTCCCATCACCTGCTCCCCG ATCTCCTGCAATGTCGTTCAGCTCCTACGGGATGCATCCAACAAGCCTTCTGAAAAGACATGTTGCTCACCAGACTTCGGTGAATGCAGACCCCGCTTCCCAGGAGATCTGGAGATCGGAAACCATGCTTCAG GTTTTTGTTGAAATGTGGCTTCATCATTACTCTCTGGACATGTACCAGAAAATGCAATCCCCTCACATCAAG GAGTCGTTTAAGCCAACGGAGGAGCACGTCTTGGTCATCCGGCTACTCGTGAAGCACCTCCATGCTTTCAGCAACAGCCTGAAGCCGGATTCAGTTTCTCCTTCTGGGCATTCCCACACTGCCAGCCCGCTGGAGGAATTCAAGAG AATTGTGATACCCCGATTCGTTCAGCAAAAACTCTACATATTTCTGCAGCACTGCTTTGGTCACTGGCCCTTGGATGCTTCATTCAGAGCT GTACTGGAGATGTGGCTGAGCTACTTGCAGCCTTGGAGATATGCGCCTGAGAAGCCCCTTCCGAGTGTCGAGTCGTCCCTGCCTCGCAGCGTGCCAGAGAAATG GGCCTCTTTTGTTCAGGAGAACTTGTTGATGTACACCAAGCTCTTTGTCAGCTTCATGACCCGAGCTCTCCGCACCGACTTGGTCAGCCCCAAGAATGCCCTGATGGTCTTCAGGGTGGCCAAAGTTTTCGCTCAGCCCAACCTTGCTGAAATGATCCAGAAAG GAGAGCAGCTCTTTCTGGAAACAGACCTTGCCCTTCCTCACCGCCAGCACCGCCTCTTCGTTAGCCCTTCGTCTCTCGGAGGGAGCTTCCTGTCATCCCGAGCTCCGACCATCACAGATGCTTCATTTAAGGTGAAGAGCCATGTCTATGGCCTTGAAGGACAGGACTTCCAGTACAAGCAGATGTTTGGGCCAGAAGTCAGGAGCCTG GTGCTACGATTGTCCCAGCTCATTGGCCAGGCCCAGCAGACAGCCAAATCCATATCAGACCACTCTGTGGAGGCCACAACTAGCCATTCCTTTCTTTCCTGGTTCCGCTTTGGTTCAGCTGACTTGAATGGCTCCTACACAGGCAATGACTTGGACGAAATGGGGCAAGACAGTATTAAAAAGACAGACGAATACTTGGAGAAGGCCCTGGAATACTTTTGTCTGATATTTCGG TTGAATGAAGCCCAGCTGAGCCAGCTGATGTTGAACTGGGGGGCAGCTCAGGATAAGAATGGGAAGAAGCAGCTTCCAGACTGCATTGAGAGTGAAGACGGGCTGATTCTCACACCTCTTGGCAGGTACCAG ATCATCAACGGCCTACGCAGGTTTGAGGTGGAGTACCAGGGAGATCCTGAGCTTCAGCCTATCCGAAGTTACGAAAGCACCACTCTTGTGAGGTTGCTGTTTCGGCTGTCCTCAGCCATTAATGAGCGA TTTGCAGACCAAATGGAGAGACTTTGTGCCAAAGAGAACTTCCTTGGCAGCTTCTGCCGCTACCATCTCACCAACCCCTCCCTTGTGGAAAAGGCCAGGCACAGCCCACTGAGGCAGCAGAGGCTGGGGCAGATTCAACAGCCAAGAGTCAGCCTTCGGTTTCTGGCAAGCTACAGGACTCTCCTTTCTTTACTCATGGTATACTTCATTGCCTCGTGGTTCTGCATCAGTCCAGTGACCtgtaccttcctcctcctcctgggataTATTTTCTATGCCACGGTTATGACTCTCCTGACTGAAAAGAGAAAACATCATCACCACTAA